Proteins encoded together in one Camelina sativa cultivar DH55 chromosome 9, Cs, whole genome shotgun sequence window:
- the LOC104711281 gene encoding uncharacterized protein LOC104711281: MGSALDHSSGGLDLDLNKVDDSTDMNNYTMSSSHRPESSFQQVKLSSTGGRRDFDLNDGPAGDDLAVESSTVLNQHSRSGLPSHPSLSGIRVNGENMANFSSWFPAANAYSAVSIPPIMPERGDQPFPMIANRGPQRMLGHTTSVSSFNPEGYRGPVLSSSPAMPFPSTTFQYPVFPFGNSFPITSTNFSGASTAQMDSSSSGRACFPGVNSQILGPGVPVPSNYPRPYIVGLPNGGSNGGVLDNSAKWFRSGLDLNSGPGGHETEGRDESSLVARQLSSSASLPLKEDQARMYQMSGGVLKRKEPEGGWDGYRQSSWQ, encoded by the coding sequence ATGGGTTCAGCGCTTGATCATTCGTCTGGGGGCCTTGATCTTGATCTAAACAAAGTTGATGATTCAACTGATATGAACAACTACACAATGAGCAGTAGTCATCGGCCAGAGTCATCTTTTCAACAGGTTAAATTATCATCGACTGGTGGTCGtagagattttgatttaaatgaTGGACCTGCAGGTGATGATTTGGCTGTTGAGTCATCTACGGTTCTAAATCAACATTCACGAAGTGGCTTGCCATCACATCCATCTCTCTCTGGAATACGAGTGAATGGTGAAAATATGGCTAATTTCTCATCTTGGTTTCCTGCTGCTAATGCTTATTCAGCAGTGAGCATTCCTCCAATTATGCCTGAGAGAGGTGATCAGCCTTTTCCAATGATTGCCAATCGTGGACCACAGAGAATGTTGGGTCATACAACTAGTGTTTCCTCATTCAACCCTGAAGGGTACAGGGGTCCGGTTTTGTCGTCATCTCCAGCCATGCCCTTTCCGTCCACAACGTTCCAGTATCCTGTCTTTCCTTTTGGAAACAGCTTCCCCATTACCTCAACAAATTTCTCTGGTGCCTCTACAGCacagatggattcttcttcaagTGGGAGAGCTTGCTTCCCTGGTGTCAATTCTCAAATATTGGGTCCTGGAGTTCCAGTTCCGTCTAATTACCCAAGACCTTATATCGTTGGCCTCCCAAATGGTGGTAGCAATGGCGGAGTTTTGGACAATAGTGCGAAATGGTTTAGGTCAGGACTTGACTTAAATTCTGGTCCTGGAGGTCATGAAACGGAGGGAAGAGATGAATCATCACTTGTGGCAAGGCAATTATCCTCATCTGCTTCCTTACCATTGAAGGAGGATCAAGCAAGAATGTATCAAATGTCGGGTGGTGTTCTGAAGAGGAAAGAACCGGAAGGAGGATGGGATGGATATAGGCAGTCCTCTTGGCAATAA